The genomic DNA TCGGCAGCGCCGATTTCGATCAGCCGCAGAAGAAGCGCTCGGCCGGCTGGTGGAATTGGAAGCCGGCGGCGCACGCGCTCGACTTCCTCTGGATGAGCGGCGTGATCACGTCTCATTCCCGAAAGCACTTTCAGAAGCGTTTCGATCTCACCGAACGGTTGCTGCCCGATGCGCTCGCCCGGCCCCCGTTTTCGCGGGAGAAGTTCTTCGACTGGCACCTCGACCGCTCGCTCGACGCGATGGGCGCCGCCACCGAGACCGACCTCAGTCGCTACATGACGTTTCCACGCCATTCGACCAACGATCGCCGCGCCGCTCTTAAGAAGGCGCTGCGCGCCGGCACGGTGGTCGAGGTCGCGATCGAAGGCATTGCACGCCGCTGGTTCGTGCGGCAGGGAGATCTCGAGGCGCTGGAGCGCGCCGCGCGGCGCCGAGCGGCCTCGCGAGGGACCACCTTCCTCTCGCCGTTCGACTCGTTCCTGTGGCATCGCGAGCGAACCGAGCGGCTGTTCGGCTTCGACTACACCATCGAGGTCTACGTGCCGTCCCACAAGCGCCGCTTCGGCTACTACTCGCTGCCCATCCTTCACGACGGCCAGTTGATCGGCCGCGCCGATCTCAAGACCCATCGCGCCGAGTCGCGGCTCGAGCTGAAGGCGGTTCACTTCGAGCCGTGGTTCGCGAGGGGCGAGCCGCCACCCGCCGCCCGCTGGCAGGCGGTCGATCGCGACGCCGCGCTGGCCGGCGTGGCCGAGGCCGCGCGCTCGCTGGCCGCGTTCGTGGGCGCGCGGGAGGTCACGCTCGGCGCCGTCGCTCCACGCGCGCTGCGCGCGCCGCTCGCTCGAGCGCTGGCCCACGCCCCGGCACTGCACGCCCTCGATGCGCCGATCGAAGACGACGCCGAGCAGACCGATGCCGAGCCGGCCGAAATCTAGGGCTCGGCCAAGAGCGAGCCCCGCGCGGGCACCCGGTGGAGCCGGGTCCGCCGGCTACTCGGGCAAGCCGCTGATCGACAAGCTGGGTGTCAGGCCCGAGATGGCCGTCGCCGTGATCGGGCTGGATGATCAGGGCCGCTTCCTGGCCGAGCTGCGCGAGCGGGTCGGACGCGCGCCGGCCGCTTCGGTGCGCGGGGCCGATCTGGTGGTCATGCGAGTCGATTCCGAGCGCGAGCTGGCGCGGCTCGCGAAGCTGGAGGCCGCGATTCGGCGTAACGGCGCCATCTGGGTCGTATGGCCGAAGGGCCAGCCCCACATCAAGGAGGACATGGTGCGTGGCGCCGCGCTGCGGCACGGGTTGGTGGACGTGAAGGTCTGCGCGTTCTCGGCCGAGCTGAGCGCCCTGAAACTCGTGATCCCGCTCGCGCGGCGCTGAGCGGGGCGGTACCATCAGAAAGATCAGAAAGACCACGTTCGCCACGACCTCCGACACCCCGTGAACCGCTCCTTGCACCCCGATCGCTCCATCCAGTTCGCCGCCCTGATCGTGCTCGCCGCGATCGCGGCCGCGCCCTCGACCGGCTCTCGCTTCGAGCGGGGCGCGGAAGCTCGTGGAGAGACCGAGCACGCCCCCAGCGACTGGTTCTTCTTCCAGCGCGCCTACCCGTTCGACGCCATCCCGCAGAAGAAAGTGGACGAAGCGCTCGATCAGGCGCGCGCCGATCGCGAGGCGCAGAAGGGCGCCCAGGCCGAGGCCGGCCTCCTCTGGACGCCCGCCGGCCCGTACAACATCGGCGGGCGCATCGCGGCGATCACGGCGGCACCGGGCGGCAACCCGGTCTACTTCGGCGCCGCGGCCGGCGGGATCTTCAAATCCACCAACTTCGGCGTCAACTGGACGCCGATCTTCGACCTGTGGGGCGTGTACTCGATCGGCTCGCTGACACTCGATCCCTCCAACAGCAACGTCATCTACGCCGGCACCGGCGAGTCCAACGGCGCCATCGACAACTACGACGGCGCCGGATTGTTCCGCAGCGAGGACGGAGGCCAGTCGTGGACCTCGCTGGGCCTCGCCGAGACCGCGCGCATCGCGCGCGTGGCGGTCGACCCGTTCGATTCGACGCGCATCTTCGTGGCGGCAATGGGCACGCAGTTCAGTACCGGCCCCGATCGCGGCGTGTATCGCAGTCTCGATCGAGGTGCGCACTGGTCGAAGGTGCTGTTCGTGAGCGACTCGACCGGCGCCTGCGACGTGGTGATCAATCCCGCGCATCCCGAGACCGTCTACTGCGCCACCTGGGAGCGCGTACGCCGTTACACCTATCGGCGCGCCTTCGGCCCGGAGTGCGGCATCTGGCGCAGCGCCAACGGCGGCGACACCTGGGTGAAGCTCGCCGGCGGGCTGCCAACGCCCGACGACAACCTCGGCCGGATCGGGCTCTCGATTCCGAAATTCGCGCCGTCGGTGATCTTCGCGCAGGTGACGAGCGGCGCGATCGGCGGCTACTCCGGAGTCGGCGTTTATCGCAGCCTCGACGGCGGCGTCACCTGGGTGCGCCGCGACACCGGCGCCCAGTTCGTCAACGCCTTCGGCGGCTTCTCCTGGTACTTCGGCGACCTGGCGGTGGATCCAACCCAGCCCGAGCGCGTCTTCTGCCTCGGCCAGGATCTGCTGCTCTCCACCAACGGCGGCGTCAACTTCTCGAGCGTGCTGGGCGCGACGCACGTGGACGAGCACGCCATGTGGATCGACCCGGTCGACTCGGACCGCATCTACCTCGGCAACGACGGCGGCTTCTACTACTCCACCAACGGCGGCACGGTCTGGACGCAGTCGCTCGATACGCCGATCACCCAGTTCTACGCCGGCACGGTGGACCCCTCGAACTCGAGCCGCCTGATGGGCGGTGCCCAGGACAACAGCACCTCGATCACCTCGGGGAGCCCGAACGCCTGGGGCATCATTCTCGGCGGCGACGGCTTCCAGTGCCTGATCAGCCCCGCCAATCCCAACATCGTCTACGCCGAATACCAGAACTGCTGCAGCGGCACGGGCCCGCGACGTTCGACCAACGGCGGCGCGTCGTTCGGCGGGCCCACCGGCTTCAGCTCGTCGGATCGGTACAACTGGAACAGCCCGATCGCGATGAGCCCCAAGAATCCGAATGTCCTGCTCGCCGGCAGCCAGCGCGTCTACAAGAGCGTGAACGGCGGAGTGAACTACTCGGTGGTGAGCGGCGATCTCAGCACCAATCCGGTGTCGAGCCTCGGCTACGGCACGCTCTCGACGCTCGCCATCTCGCCCGCCGACACCAATCTCTACCTGGCCGGCACCGACGACGGCCGTGTCTGGTATTCGCCCGATGCCGGAGTCACCTGGAACAACATTCAGGCCGGGCTGCCGGTGCGCTACATCACGCGCGTGACGCCGGATCGGTCCAACCGGCAGGTGATCTACGTCACGCTCTCGGGCTTCGGGCAGGACGATCCGCTGCCCCACGTCTTCCGCAGCGCCGACCTCGGCGCCACCTGGGCCTCGGTTTCGAGCAACCTGCCCGATGCCCCCGCCAACGACCTGGTGGTGGATCCGGAAGATCCCGGCACCCTCTACCTCGCCACCGACATCGGGGTCTACACGACGCACAACCTGGGCGCGATCTGGTTTCCGCTCGGCATCGGGCTCCCGATCACCTCGGTCGCCGATCTCTCGCTCTACGACACGGGCGGCGTGAAGCAGCTGATCGCCGCCACCCATGGGCGCTCGCAGTGGCGGCTCGATCTCGCGGCGCTGCCCGTGGCAGTGGAGCCTTCACCGCCCGCCGCCAGCCGGCTCGCGCTGGAGGCGCCGGCGCCCAATCCGAGCCGCGGCGAAGTTCGGATGACGCTTGAGCTGCCTTCGCCAACCGGAATCGACGCGGGGATCTACGACCTCACGGGCCGGCGGATTCGCGCGCTCGAGTCGGGCCCGCTCGCGGCCGGACGCCACACGCTGAACTGGGACGGGCGCGACCAGAGCGGGCGCTCGGTCCCCGCCGGGGTCTACTTCGCGCGCGTCGAATCCGCGCTCGGGGTCCGCTCGCGCAGCATCGTCCGCGAGCGCTGAGCGGGTCGCGGCGCCCGACCGCACGCGCCGACTTTCGCGGAGGCGGCTGCGCTCCTCGCCGAGGTGGATTTCACCCGCTCCTGACGCGGCCCGGAAAATGCTTGATTTTGGCCCGCGCCAGGACTGGCGAAAAATGGGGTCGCCTCAAAAAAGCCCTTTGAAATCGCGGGCGCGCTTGCTATACAGAGCGGCGGCCAGGACACGCGACTCGTGTCCGTCCGATTTGGGCGCCCTCCTCCCTTGAAACGCAAGGATGGCCACGCGGCCGGGCGCAGATGATCAAGGCCTCAGCGAAAGGATGAGCAGATGGCCAAGATGATGACGAAGTCGCAGATCGCGGGACACCTCGCGAACAAGTTCGATCTCAAGAAGAAGACGAGCGTCTCGATCCTCGAGGAGCTCGCGATGCTCGCAGCGAAGCAGGCGCGGAACGGCTTCGTGTTCCCCGGCGTCGGCAAGCTCGTGGTCGTGAAGCGTAAGGCGCGCATGGGCCGCAATCCGCAAACCGGCGAGCCCATCAAGATTCCGGCCAAGACCGTGCTCAAGTTCCGCATCGCGAAGGCCATGAAGGAGCTGGCCCTCAAGTAGTCCGCGACGGACTTCCGAGCGGCCCCGGGCGCAAGCTTGGGGCCGTTTCGTTTGCTCCGGCGGCCGCGCTTGCCGCGGCCCGCCGCGCGAGGGCAAGATGCGCGGGCGCGCGATCACGCGCGCAGCCCGCGGAGAATCCCCGTCATGCGCTCACTACGTGCGTGCCTCGCGATGGCACTGGTCGCGCTGAGCGTCGCGCCCCTGCCGGTCGCCGGCGCCCCCGCCCCGGTCACGCTGCACGTGTTCGCCGCCGCGTCGCTCTCGGAAGCCTTCGATGACCTGGCAAAGCAGTTCGACAAGGCGCACGCCGGATGCACCGTGCAGTTGAATCTCGCCGGATCGCAGCAGCTCGTAGCGCAGATCGAGTCCGGCGCGCCGGCCGACGTGTTCGCCTCGGCCGATACGGCGTGGATGGGGCGAATGGTTCGGGCGGGACGCGTCGCCGGCGAGCCGCTGGTATTCGCACGCAACCGGCTGGTGCTGGTGATCCCCAGGTCCAACCCCGCACACCTCGACCGGCTCCAGGATCTGGCCAAGCCCGGAATCAAGCTGGTGCTCGGCGCCGAGACCGTTCCGGTCGGGCGTTACTCCCGAGAGGTCTTGAAGAAGCTCTCGGCCGAGCCGGGCTTCGGCGCCGATTTCTCGGATCGCGTGCTCAAGAACCTCGCCTCGGAAGAAGAGAACGTGAAGTCGGTGGCCAGCAAGGTGGCATTGAACGAAGCCGACGCCGGCATCGTCTATCACTCCGACGTGACCCAGAGCGTGGCGAAAAGCACGCGCACGATCGCGATCCCCGATTCGTCGAACGTGCTCGCCACCTACCCAATCGCGGCGCTCTCAACCGCCGCTTCGCCGGAGCTGGCCCGCGCGTTCGTGGCGCTGGCGATTTCACCGGCGGGCCAGAAGACGCTCGAGCGCCATGGAATGATTGCCGCCGGCGTCGCGCGCCCGTGATCGGGCCGGACGCCCGGCGCGAACCGCGAGCCGCCAACGCCGCGTTCTCGGCCTGGGCCCTGGGCGCGACGCTGCTGCTGCTGCTGTTCCTGGCACTCCCGCTGCTCGGATTGCTCGCGCGCGTGCCGATCGCCGACCTGGCCCGGCATCTCGGCTCGCCCCACGTGCTGCAGGCGCTGCGCCTGAGCCTCCTCTCCAGCGTCGCCGCCACCGCCGTGGTGGCCTTGCTCGGCACACCGGCCGCCTACCTGCTGGCCACGCGCCGTTTCCCCGGCAAGCGCGCCATCGAGGTGCTGGTGGATCTGCCGATGGTGCTGCCCCCCACGGTGGCGGGCTTCGCGCTGCTGATGGCGTTCGGCCGCGCCGGGCTCGCCGGCCACGCGCTGTCGCTGGCCGGAATCACGCTACCGTTCACCACGCTCGGGGTGATCGTTGCGCAGGTGTTCATGGCGGCGCCCTTCTTCGTGGCGCCGGCACGCGCCGGTTTCGCGGGCGTCGATCGTCGCCTGACCGACGTCGCCGCCACGCTCGGCGCCGGCGAGCGGGAGCGCTTCTTCCGCGTGATGCTGCCGCTCGCGCGCCCCACGCTGCTCGCCGGCCTGGCGATGAGCGCGGCCCGCGCGCTCGGGGAGTTCGGCGCCACCATCACGTTCGCCGGGAACCTTCCCGGCACCACGCAGACCATGCCGCTCGCGGTCTACGTCGCGCTGCAGTCCGATCTCGACGCCGCGGTGGCGCTTTCGGTGCTGCTGCTGCTCATGTCCTTCGGGCTTCTGCTGGGATTGCGCGCGGCGCCCGCGGGCTGGTTCTGGAATCGCCACGATGCTCCAGATTCAGGTCAAGAAGCAGCTCGGTAGCTTCGCGCTCGACGTCGAGCTTGCCACCGCCGACCGCGGCGTGCTGGTGCTGGTCGGCGAGAGCGGGTCGGGCAAGTCCACCTTGCTGCGCCTGATCGCGGGCATCTTCGCGCCCGATTCGGGCAAAATCGTGCTCGAAGGCGCGGTGCTCGACGACACGGCCGAGAGCGCGCACGTGCCCGCCGAGGCGCGACGGGTGGGCTACGTTCCCCAGGACTACGCGCTGTTTCCGCACCTCACCGCGCGCGAGAACGTGGCCTTCGGCCTGCGCGCGCGCGGCGTCGCCGGCGACGAGCTCGGCGAGCGGACCCGCGCAGCGCTCCAGCGCATGGGGCTCGCGGAGCTGGCCGGGCACCACCCGGCGCAGCTCTCGGGCGGCCAGCAGCAGCGCGTGGCGCTGGCGCGCGCGCTGGTGCTGGAGCCCGCGCTGCTGCTGCTCGATGAGCCGCTCGCCGCGCTCGATCTCAAGAGCCGGCGCTCGATCCGTGCCGAGCTGCGCCGCCTGCTCGACGAGCTGCCGTGCGTGAGCCTGTTCGTGACCCACAGCCCGGCCGAAGCGCTGGCGTTCGGCGAGCAGATCGCGGTGCTCGAGAGCGGGCGGATCACCCAGCTCGGCCGCCGCGACGAGCTGATGCACCGGCCGCGCTCGCGCTACATCGCCGAGTTCCTCGGCACCAATCTGTTCCGCGCCCGCGTGCGCGCAGTCGGCGAGGGGAGCGTGGCGATCCTGGCGGTCGAGAACGGCGAGATCGCGGCCGCGCCCACCGAGCTCGAGGGCGAGGTGTTCGCGGTCGTCGACCCGCGCGAAATCACGATTTCGCTCGAGCTTCCCGAGGGCAGTGCTCAGAACGTGCTGCCCGGGCGCGTCGAGGATCTGCAGCCCGAGCCGCCCGGCGGCGAGCGGATTCGCGTGAGCCTCGCCAGTCGCCCGCCGCTGGTGGCCGACCTCACCCGCGCAGCGGTGGACCGCCTGCGCCTGGCTCCCGGGCGCGAGGTCTACGCCTCGTTCAAGGCGACCGGCGTGCGGGTCTTCATGTGACGCTGCAAATCGCCGTTGCGCACTTCCTCCGCGCTTGGCACGATGCGTCACCGTGAAGGACGAGCTCAAGCGTTGAGCGTCGCGCGCATGCGATTCGCCTGGCTCGCGGCCCTGCTCGCCGTCGCGGCTTCGCCGCGTCCGGCGGCGTGCGCGCCCTCCGCTGCGCGAGCCGAGAGCGCGGCGGTGATCCTGCTCGGCACCGGCATGCCGTTTCCCGACGCGCACGCGCAGGGCCCGGCGTTCGCGGTCGCGGTCGGTGCGCGCCTCTTCCTGTTCGACGCCGGCGCGGGCGTCATGCGACAGATGAACGCCGCCGGGCTGCCGGTGCGGAACGGTCCGATCACGGCGGTGTTTCTCACTCACCTGCACAGCGATCACACCCTCGGGCTCCCCGACGTGATCCTCACCTCGTGGGTCATGCGCAGGACGAAGCCGCTGCCGATCTATGGCCCGCCGGGTACCGCGGCGATGACTCGTTCGATTCTCGAGGCGTGGAAGGAAGACATCGCGATCCGCACCCAGGGGCTCGAGCACGAGACTCCGGGTGGCCAGCGAGTCGAGGTTCACGAGATTCGCGCCGGCGTGGTCTACGACTCGGCCGGGGTGCGGATCCGCGCGATTCCCGTGAAGCACGGCACGTGGAAAACCGCGTTCGGCTACCGCATCGACGCGCCAGGCAAGTCGATCGTCATCTCGGGGGACACCGCGCCGTGCGCCGAGATCGAGTCGGCGGCCAAGGGGGTGGACCTGCTGTTGCACGAAGTCTATCCGGCGGCCCTCCTGAAACCCGAGGACCGTCCCGGCGGAGAAGACTGGCCGCGCTACATGCGGACCTTTCACACCTCGGATCGCGAGCTGGGCGCGATCGCGGCCCGCGCGAAACCGAAACACCTCGTCTTGATCCACATCGTGCGGATGGGGGCGAGCGACGAGCAGCTGATCACCGGCATTCGCTCGGGCGGGTTCCGCGGGGCGGTCAGCGTCGGCCACGACCTCGACCGCTACTGAGCCGCGCAACCGCGGCGGCCCGATCGCCGTAGATCGCAGAACGCGCCGGGGAACGGCTGGCGGCCCCGGCGCGAATGCATTATCTAGTGCCGGTTAGGGAGGCCGTTTGACCGCGATACGAGTGGCGGACGTCAGCAAGACCTTTCGCGCCGGAAGCGTGCGCGCGCTGGATCGCGTCTCGCTCGAGATCCGGCCCGGCGAGACGTTCGGCATCATCGGCCCGAACGGCGCCGGGAAGACCACGCTGCTCGGCTGCCTGCTCGGGCTGCTGCGCCACGATTCGGGCGAGATCGCTCTCGATGGCCATCCGCCCGACGACCTCGCGGTGCGCCGCCAGACCGGCTACCTGCCCGAGCGGCTGGTGCTCGATCGCTGGATGACCGGGCTCGATTTCCTCGCCTACCACCACGCGCTGGCCGAGCTCGATCCCGCTTCGCGCGCCACCGAATGCCAGGCCGCGCTCGAGCGGGTCGGGCTCGATCCCTCGGCCGGCCGGCAGGCGATCCGCCGCTACTCGCGCGGCATGCTGCAGCGGCTCGGGCTCGCTCAGGCGCTGCTCGGGACGCCGCGCTTCGTGTTCCTCGACGAGCCGATCTCGGGGGTGGATCCCGCCGGCGTGATGCTG from Candidatus Sulfotelmatobacter sp. includes the following:
- a CDS encoding crosslink repair DNA glycosylase YcaQ family protein — its product is MSAPRFPLRAAAALFLERQQLDRPRARRLTPASAVSLVRGVGGLQLDSINVVDRAHRITLWSRFGPHDRDRFDRIVYHRRLLFEYWAHAACIVPTEDFPAWRRPMLDYHTRNRAWSKFLRKHGPMLKKVEAAIRERGPLGSADFDQPQKKRSAGWWNWKPAAHALDFLWMSGVITSHSRKHFQKRFDLTERLLPDALARPPFSREKFFDWHLDRSLDAMGAATETDLSRYMTFPRHSTNDRRAALKKALRAGTVVEVAIEGIARRWFVRQGDLEALERAARRRAASRGTTFLSPFDSFLWHRERTERLFGFDYTIEVYVPSHKRRFGYYSLPILHDGQLIGRADLKTHRAESRLELKAVHFEPWFARGEPPPAARWQAVDRDAALAGVAEAARSLAAFVGAREVTLGAVAPRALRAPLARALAHAPALHALDAPIEDDAEQTDAEPAEI
- a CDS encoding MBL fold metallo-hydrolase, whose product is MSVARMRFAWLAALLAVAASPRPAACAPSAARAESAAVILLGTGMPFPDAHAQGPAFAVAVGARLFLFDAGAGVMRQMNAAGLPVRNGPITAVFLTHLHSDHTLGLPDVILTSWVMRRTKPLPIYGPPGTAAMTRSILEAWKEDIAIRTQGLEHETPGGQRVEVHEIRAGVVYDSAGVRIRAIPVKHGTWKTAFGYRIDAPGKSIVISGDTAPCAEIESAAKGVDLLLHEVYPAALLKPEDRPGGEDWPRYMRTFHTSDRELGAIAARAKPKHLVLIHIVRMGASDEQLITGIRSGGFRGAVSVGHDLDRY
- a CDS encoding FlgD immunoglobulin-like domain containing protein produces the protein MNRSLHPDRSIQFAALIVLAAIAAAPSTGSRFERGAEARGETEHAPSDWFFFQRAYPFDAIPQKKVDEALDQARADREAQKGAQAEAGLLWTPAGPYNIGGRIAAITAAPGGNPVYFGAAAGGIFKSTNFGVNWTPIFDLWGVYSIGSLTLDPSNSNVIYAGTGESNGAIDNYDGAGLFRSEDGGQSWTSLGLAETARIARVAVDPFDSTRIFVAAMGTQFSTGPDRGVYRSLDRGAHWSKVLFVSDSTGACDVVINPAHPETVYCATWERVRRYTYRRAFGPECGIWRSANGGDTWVKLAGGLPTPDDNLGRIGLSIPKFAPSVIFAQVTSGAIGGYSGVGVYRSLDGGVTWVRRDTGAQFVNAFGGFSWYFGDLAVDPTQPERVFCLGQDLLLSTNGGVNFSSVLGATHVDEHAMWIDPVDSDRIYLGNDGGFYYSTNGGTVWTQSLDTPITQFYAGTVDPSNSSRLMGGAQDNSTSITSGSPNAWGIILGGDGFQCLISPANPNIVYAEYQNCCSGTGPRRSTNGGASFGGPTGFSSSDRYNWNSPIAMSPKNPNVLLAGSQRVYKSVNGGVNYSVVSGDLSTNPVSSLGYGTLSTLAISPADTNLYLAGTDDGRVWYSPDAGVTWNNIQAGLPVRYITRVTPDRSNRQVIYVTLSGFGQDDPLPHVFRSADLGATWASVSSNLPDAPANDLVVDPEDPGTLYLATDIGVYTTHNLGAIWFPLGIGLPITSVADLSLYDTGGVKQLIAATHGRSQWRLDLAALPVAVEPSPPAASRLALEAPAPNPSRGEVRMTLELPSPTGIDAGIYDLTGRRIRALESGPLAAGRHTLNWDGRDQSGRSVPAGVYFARVESALGVRSRSIVRER
- a CDS encoding ABC transporter permease, whose amino-acid sequence is MIGPDARREPRAANAAFSAWALGATLLLLLFLALPLLGLLARVPIADLARHLGSPHVLQALRLSLLSSVAATAVVALLGTPAAYLLATRRFPGKRAIEVLVDLPMVLPPTVAGFALLMAFGRAGLAGHALSLAGITLPFTTLGVIVAQVFMAAPFFVAPARAGFAGVDRRLTDVAATLGAGERERFFRVMLPLARPTLLAGLAMSAARALGEFGATITFAGNLPGTTQTMPLAVYVALQSDLDAAVALSVLLLLMSFGLLLGLRAAPAGWFWNRHDAPDSGQEAAR
- a CDS encoding ABC transporter ATP-binding protein; this translates as MTAIRVADVSKTFRAGSVRALDRVSLEIRPGETFGIIGPNGAGKTTLLGCLLGLLRHDSGEIALDGHPPDDLAVRRQTGYLPERLVLDRWMTGLDFLAYHHALAELDPASRATECQAALERVGLDPSAGRQAIRRYSRGMLQRLGLAQALLGTPRFVFLDEPISGVDPAGVMLFRRLLLELKSTGATVIINSHQLDEVERLCDRVAFVRGGQVQSIETVSAGAELRRVLAVRWAGGAAGIDQARLAAAAAQAGAALASVAPPTARFSVADDAGATRLLQALLGAGVPIVEAAPEGGRLERLFESPSGAAGAPPAGGTS
- a CDS encoding ABC transporter ATP-binding protein; this translates as MLQIQVKKQLGSFALDVELATADRGVLVLVGESGSGKSTLLRLIAGIFAPDSGKIVLEGAVLDDTAESAHVPAEARRVGYVPQDYALFPHLTARENVAFGLRARGVAGDELGERTRAALQRMGLAELAGHHPAQLSGGQQQRVALARALVLEPALLLLDEPLAALDLKSRRSIRAELRRLLDELPCVSLFVTHSPAEALAFGEQIAVLESGRITQLGRRDELMHRPRSRYIAEFLGTNLFRARVRAVGEGSVAILAVENGEIAAAPTELEGEVFAVVDPREITISLELPEGSAQNVLPGRVEDLQPEPPGGERIRVSLASRPPLVADLTRAAVDRLRLAPGREVYASFKATGVRVFM
- the modA gene encoding molybdate ABC transporter substrate-binding protein, coding for MRSLRACLAMALVALSVAPLPVAGAPAPVTLHVFAAASLSEAFDDLAKQFDKAHAGCTVQLNLAGSQQLVAQIESGAPADVFASADTAWMGRMVRAGRVAGEPLVFARNRLVLVIPRSNPAHLDRLQDLAKPGIKLVLGAETVPVGRYSREVLKKLSAEPGFGADFSDRVLKNLASEEENVKSVASKVALNEADAGIVYHSDVTQSVAKSTRTIAIPDSSNVLATYPIAALSTAASPELARAFVALAISPAGQKTLERHGMIAAGVARP
- a CDS encoding HU family DNA-binding protein, which encodes MAKMMTKSQIAGHLANKFDLKKKTSVSILEELAMLAAKQARNGFVFPGVGKLVVVKRKARMGRNPQTGEPIKIPAKTVLKFRIAKAMKELALK